From Sulfolobales archaeon, one genomic window encodes:
- a CDS encoding alcohol dehydrogenase catalytic domain-containing protein — MRAAVLHAPGDLRVEDIEPPKPGRGSIVARVLIALTCGTDVKLYRRGHPFARLPNVIGHEFVGVVEDVGEGVPRDLRGRVFVTMNTSPCGGCFYCARGRENLCERLGETIIGFTIPGAYAEMIEVP, encoded by the coding sequence TTGAGGGCTGCTGTACTCCACGCCCCAGGTGATCTGAGGGTTGAGGATATAGAGCCTCCGAAGCCTGGGAGGGGCTCGATAGTGGCTAGGGTTCTCATAGCCCTTACATGTGGCACCGATGTTAAGCTATATAGGAGGGGCCATCCATTCGCCAGGCTTCCAAATGTGATTGGCCATGAGTTTGTAGGTGTTGTTGAGGATGTTGGAGAGGGGGTTCCCAGGGATCTGAGGGGTAGGGTTTTCGTTACTATGAATACATCTCCATGTGGGGGTTGCTTCTACTGTGCAAGGGGTAGGGAGAATCTATGTGAGAGGCTTGGCGAGACCATAATAGGCTTTACAATCCCTGGAGCCTATGCAGAGATGATCGAGGTTCC